In the Staphylococcus sp. IVB6240 genome, one interval contains:
- the mdh gene encoding malate dehydrogenase: MKRKKVSIIGSGHTGATLAFIIATQGIADVLIVDREKNEQPMKGKALDILQSGPILSFDTHVSSTVDYADTKDSDVVVITAGVPRRPGMSRDDLVQTNEEIMVTVTEKIVRYSPNCTIIVLTNPVDAMTYTVYKASGLPSSRVIGQSGVLDTARFSTFIAEALDVAVKDVTGLVLGGHGDTMVPLVRHSQVNGVPLTDLMPKEEIDAIVDRTRNGGAEIVKLLGDGSAYYAPSAAIYEMIEAILFDKKRLIPVIAYCEGQYDLNDLYIGVPTIIGANGVERIVELSLNDDERAQLAKSAESVEKVKASLRQK, from the coding sequence ATGAAACGTAAAAAAGTATCTATTATTGGTTCGGGCCATACGGGGGCAACTTTAGCATTTATTATTGCAACACAGGGAATTGCAGATGTGCTTATTGTTGATCGTGAAAAAAATGAACAACCAATGAAGGGGAAAGCGTTAGATATTTTACAAAGTGGTCCAATCCTTAGTTTTGATACACATGTGTCATCGACAGTTGATTATGCTGATACCAAAGATTCAGATGTGGTTGTGATTACGGCAGGTGTACCACGTCGTCCAGGCATGAGTCGTGATGATCTTGTACAAACAAATGAAGAAATTATGGTTACTGTTACTGAGAAAATTGTACGTTACTCACCGAATTGTACGATTATCGTTTTAACAAATCCAGTTGATGCGATGACATATACAGTATATAAAGCATCTGGTTTACCAAGCTCGCGTGTTATTGGACAATCTGGTGTTCTGGATACAGCGCGTTTCAGCACATTTATCGCAGAAGCATTAGATGTTGCTGTTAAAGATGTCACAGGTCTTGTTTTAGGTGGACATGGTGATACAATGGTGCCACTAGTACGTCACAGTCAAGTAAATGGTGTGCCGTTGACAGATTTAATGCCTAAAGAAGAAATTGATGCAATTGTAGATCGAACACGTAATGGTGGTGCGGAAATTGTTAAGTTACTTGGAGATGGTTCAGCTTATTATGCACCATCAGCTGCTATTTATGAGATGATTGAAGCAATCTTATTTGATAAAAAACGCTTGATTCCTGTGATTGCTTATTGTGAGGGGCAATATGATTTAAATGATTTATATATTGGTGTACCAACGATTATAGGAGCGAACGGTGTAGAGCGCATTGTAGAATTATCTTTAAATGATGACGAACGTGCACAGCTAGCAAAATCTGCAGAATCCGTTGAAAAAGTGAAAGCATCATTACGTCAAAAATAA
- a CDS encoding MarR family transcriptional regulator — protein sequence MSNHLNLKGQVCFNLYNAQRQVNRYYTNQIFKNHGITYPQYLVLRILWDESPVNVKKIVTDLALDTGTVSPLLKRMEQMDLIKRERSEVDQREVFVYLTDKSSAMESQLCDAATFVAKASSLTLDEIHELNVLLEKVIGSFSEENKAK from the coding sequence ATGTCTAATCATCTAAACTTGAAAGGTCAAGTATGTTTTAATTTATACAACGCACAACGACAAGTGAATCGGTACTACACAAATCAAATTTTCAAAAATCACGGTATTACCTACCCACAATATTTAGTACTTAGAATATTATGGGATGAATCACCTGTGAATGTAAAAAAGATTGTGACAGATCTTGCGCTTGATACTGGTACCGTATCACCATTGCTAAAACGCATGGAGCAAATGGATTTAATCAAACGTGAGCGTTCCGAAGTAGATCAACGAGAAGTTTTTGTTTATCTTACTGATAAGAGTAGCGCTATGGAGTCGCAACTTTGTGATGCTGCAACTTTTGTTGCCAAAGCATCTTCACTCACCTTAGATGAAATCCACGAGCTGAATGTTTTGCTCGAAAAAGTAATTGGTAGCTTTAGTGAAGAAAATAAAGCCAAGTAG
- a CDS encoding type II CAAX endopeptidase family protein produces MFQSSTKVAWRDLWAILIYFLGQATLPFIVLAVFTQLNINIPEPIMLMIGIILTSLLVILFIIISHRHKFQLHFVENLKDLRQHIKLILFTYVAYLLSNGLFMVIMTQLPKKWQFQDTGNQDSLMIFFEQPQWLPFVFLGIVILTPITEELLFRHILIGELGKKFGIGFMSIISVVSFALLHMQVAQSPLEIVPYLLLGTMFTITYVKSNGNIAVPIVTHIFNNGMALIAILQQM; encoded by the coding sequence ATGTTTCAATCATCAACCAAAGTAGCGTGGCGTGACTTATGGGCCATTCTTATTTATTTTTTAGGACAAGCTACTTTACCTTTCATTGTTTTAGCAGTTTTCACACAGTTAAACATCAATATACCTGAGCCTATCATGCTCATGATTGGTATAATATTGACATCGCTATTGGTTATTTTATTTATCATCATCTCACATCGCCATAAATTTCAATTACACTTTGTTGAGAACTTAAAAGATTTACGTCAACATATCAAGCTGATACTTTTTACATATGTTGCCTATCTCTTATCAAACGGTTTGTTTATGGTGATCATGACGCAGTTGCCTAAAAAATGGCAATTCCAAGATACTGGAAACCAAGATAGCTTGATGATCTTTTTTGAACAACCTCAATGGCTACCATTTGTATTTTTAGGTATTGTGATACTCACACCTATCACAGAAGAACTGCTATTTCGTCACATCTTAATTGGAGAACTTGGTAAAAAGTTTGGTATTGGTTTTATGAGCATCATCTCTGTCGTCTCTTTTGCATTACTACATATGCAGGTGGCACAATCACCATTAGAAATTGTTCCCTATCTCCTGCTTGGCACGATGTTCACCATTACTTACGTTAAAAGTAATGGAAACATTGCCGTACCCATCGTGACACATATATTTAATAATGGCATGGCTTTAATCGCTATATTACAACAAATGTAA
- a CDS encoding aldo/keto reductase: protein MKTIKINQHVSYSQLIQGFYRADKWKMSAQEMNRFLHELVERGITTMDHADLYGSYTVEKMFGEALALSPELRNRIQIVTKCGIVQPNDIHPDQKGHRYDLSETHIKRAVERSLQQLQVDYVDTLLIHRPSPLMKPCEITDALKTLVDEGKVRAFGVSNFRRSQYELLNECLKDDRFHIAVNQVEVSPYMLESFHDGTLDDMYKDKVKIMAWGPYAGGRLFDENDPIAQRVLPVLKRVAEAHHTSVEAVVVAWLTRHPATIMPILGTQRLERVDAAIAGLDISLHDQEWFDIYTAAQGYDIP, encoded by the coding sequence ATGAAGACAATTAAAATAAATCAACACGTTTCATACTCTCAATTAATACAAGGTTTTTATCGTGCAGATAAATGGAAAATGTCAGCACAAGAAATGAATCGTTTTCTGCATGAACTTGTTGAGAGAGGCATTACAACAATGGATCATGCAGATCTTTATGGGAGTTATACAGTCGAAAAAATGTTTGGTGAAGCATTAGCTTTATCACCAGAGCTACGCAACCGTATTCAGATAGTGACCAAGTGTGGTATTGTACAACCGAATGATATTCATCCGGATCAAAAGGGGCATCGCTATGATTTAAGTGAAACACATATCAAGCGCGCTGTGGAGCGTTCATTACAACAGCTACAAGTAGATTATGTGGACACTTTATTGATTCATCGACCATCGCCACTCATGAAACCGTGTGAAATCACTGATGCGCTCAAAACATTAGTGGATGAAGGAAAAGTACGTGCATTTGGTGTATCTAACTTTAGACGTTCACAATATGAATTATTAAATGAATGCTTAAAAGATGATCGTTTTCATATCGCAGTCAATCAAGTGGAAGTATCACCTTATATGCTTGAGTCATTCCATGATGGTACGTTAGATGATATGTATAAAGATAAGGTTAAAATCATGGCGTGGGGACCTTATGCGGGTGGTCGTTTATTTGATGAAAATGATCCAATAGCTCAGCGTGTCTTACCTGTATTAAAACGTGTTGCAGAAGCACATCATACATCAGTCGAAGCTGTAGTGGTTGCATGGCTTACAAGACATCCAGCTACGATTATGCCTATTTTAGGAACACAACGTTTAGAACGTGTTGATGCTGCAATCGCAGGATTAGATATATCACTACATGATCAAGAGTGGTTTGATATCTACACAGCAGCACAAGGATATGATATACCGTAA
- a CDS encoding CobW family GTP-binding protein, protein MSGFLGSGKTTFLNQYMNKIFEESNQVALIVNEFGRFDVDSHIMNQTALSVSMLQGCICCDLQDDLVMQLHQLSKQEVQHVVIEATGIANPIELLSACQDPIISNVYEAPLVITIVDSKRLLQNENTEATETLMDDQIRASHRLILNKIDLLNSDEARQEVIQYVSQLAPYSQIDLAIYGEVKESVKHGQATIDKVNLSTSHPHTHYEVLSYDFTHPISHEQLVQFILNMPDSILRMKGYVQFREFPNEIYLLQYSGGLPALESMGDMKLPTTVVLIGEKLDKPALKNKLELLQFG, encoded by the coding sequence GTGAGTGGCTTTTTGGGAAGTGGGAAAACTACATTCTTAAATCAGTATATGAATAAAATATTTGAAGAAAGCAATCAAGTGGCGTTGATTGTTAATGAATTTGGTCGTTTTGATGTGGATAGTCATATTATGAATCAAACAGCATTGTCTGTATCTATGTTGCAAGGGTGTATTTGTTGTGATTTGCAAGATGATTTAGTCATGCAGTTACATCAACTTTCTAAACAGGAAGTACAACATGTAGTGATCGAAGCAACGGGTATTGCAAATCCTATTGAATTGCTATCTGCATGCCAAGATCCTATCATTTCAAATGTATATGAAGCTCCTTTAGTTATTACAATTGTGGATAGTAAGCGCTTGTTACAGAATGAAAATACCGAAGCAACTGAAACGCTAATGGATGATCAGATTCGTGCAAGTCATCGACTGATATTAAATAAAATCGATCTACTAAATTCCGATGAAGCGCGTCAAGAAGTGATACAATATGTTTCACAACTAGCGCCGTACAGCCAGATTGATTTGGCGATCTATGGAGAAGTTAAAGAAAGTGTGAAGCATGGACAAGCGACAATAGATAAAGTAAATCTATCGACGTCACATCCTCATACCCACTATGAAGTATTAAGTTATGACTTTACGCATCCAATATCACATGAGCAACTTGTCCAATTTATTTTAAATATGCCAGATAGCATTTTAAGAATGAAGGGCTATGTTCAATTTCGAGAGTTTCCAAATGAAATATATTTATTACAGTATTCAGGAGGACTTCCTGCTCTTGAAAGTATGGGTGATATGAAATTACCTACTACTGTCGTATTGATAGGAGAGAAACTTGATAAGCCAGCACTGAAAAATAAGTTGGAACTATTACAATTTGGTTAA
- the norA gene encoding multidrug efflux MFS transporter NorA, giving the protein MKKQFIILYLNIFLVFLGIGLVIPVLPVYLKDLGLTGADLGVMVAAFALAQMIISPFGGAMADKLGKKLIICIGLILFSVSEFLFAVSHTFSLLLVSRVLGGFSAGTIMPGVTGLIADLSPMQDKARNFGYMSAIISAGFILGPGAGGFLAEISHRMPFYFAGALGVLAFLGTVVFVQSPKQETTQGFQSFEKVELEKIQVKKFITPAILTLILAFGLSASETLFPLYTADKINFQPADISIAITGGGIFGAIFQVFLFDKMVRYLNELMLIVYSLIYSAVVLGLLIFAHSYWHVMLICFVVFIGFDLIRPALTNYFSNIAGNRQGFAGGLNSTFTSMGNFIGPLIAGGLYDVNIEYPLFMSILFMLIGCVVIMIEKAISRRYHTQS; this is encoded by the coding sequence ATGAAGAAACAATTTATTATTTTATATTTGAATATTTTCTTAGTGTTTCTTGGAATTGGTCTCGTTATCCCTGTTTTGCCAGTTTATTTGAAGGACTTAGGTTTAACAGGAGCGGACCTTGGTGTAATGGTTGCCGCATTTGCGCTAGCACAGATGATTATTTCGCCATTTGGTGGTGCAATGGCGGATAAGTTAGGAAAGAAATTAATTATATGTATCGGATTGATTTTATTTAGTGTTTCAGAATTTTTATTTGCAGTAAGTCATACATTTTCTTTGTTACTAGTGTCTCGTGTATTAGGAGGTTTTAGTGCTGGCACGATTATGCCAGGTGTAACAGGACTTATCGCAGACTTATCACCTATGCAAGATAAAGCAAGAAACTTTGGGTACATGTCAGCAATCATTTCTGCTGGTTTCATTCTTGGTCCAGGAGCGGGTGGTTTTCTAGCAGAGATTTCTCATCGTATGCCGTTTTACTTTGCTGGTGCACTCGGTGTACTTGCATTTCTCGGTACGGTAGTATTTGTTCAATCACCTAAACAAGAAACAACTCAAGGCTTTCAATCCTTTGAAAAAGTTGAACTTGAGAAAATACAGGTTAAAAAATTCATTACACCTGCTATTTTAACGTTAATTTTAGCTTTTGGATTATCAGCGTCTGAAACGTTATTCCCGCTCTATACAGCAGATAAAATTAACTTCCAACCTGCAGATATTTCTATTGCAATCACAGGTGGCGGTATTTTTGGAGCGATTTTCCAAGTGTTTTTATTCGATAAAATGGTACGTTATCTTAATGAATTAATGCTTATTGTTTATTCGCTCATTTATTCAGCAGTTGTTTTAGGTTTACTTATTTTTGCCCATTCATATTGGCATGTCATGCTGATCTGCTTTGTTGTATTCATTGGTTTTGACCTCATTCGTCCAGCATTGACAAATTACTTTTCAAATATTGCTGGAAATCGTCAAGGCTTTGCAGGTGGCTTGAACTCAACGTTTACAAGTATGGGGAATTTTATTGGTCCGCTTATTGCGGGGGGGCTCTACGATGTTAATATTGAGTATCCATTATTCATGTCCATTTTATTCATGTTAATTGGATGTGTCGTCATTATGATCGAAAAAGCAATCAGTCGTCGATACCATACACAGTCATAA
- a CDS encoding DeoR/GlpR family DNA-binding transcription regulator: MLTDKRHALIIDVLGQHSFLSLQQLMDYTGSSASTIRRDLTKLQAEGLLTRVHGGAKLVDIAIEPELSTKRTQHIEEKIEIAKQAANLINQNDCVYLDAGSTTLEMVPYIKATDITVVTNGLTHVEALLKQGIRTYIVGGEMKSTTMAVVGTRAVNFLRNYCFNKAFLGINGIDISTGLTTPDEREALMKEVAIQQSQQTYVLADASKFHQTHFATIKATEPPIVITSENGRKLGKDILEKSNLELLGG, translated from the coding sequence ATGCTAACGGATAAGCGACATGCACTCATTATTGATGTTTTAGGGCAACACAGCTTTTTGAGTTTACAGCAGTTGATGGATTATACAGGTTCAAGCGCATCAACAATTCGTCGAGATTTAACAAAGTTACAGGCAGAAGGGTTATTAACTCGTGTCCACGGTGGAGCCAAATTGGTAGATATAGCGATAGAACCAGAACTATCAACAAAACGTACTCAGCATATTGAAGAAAAGATTGAGATAGCAAAACAAGCAGCTAACCTAATCAATCAAAATGATTGTGTGTATTTAGATGCAGGATCTACCACATTAGAGATGGTCCCCTATATTAAAGCAACAGACATTACAGTTGTAACGAATGGTTTAACGCATGTTGAAGCATTATTGAAACAAGGGATTCGTACTTATATTGTGGGTGGTGAGATGAAATCGACAACGATGGCTGTTGTTGGCACACGTGCAGTTAACTTTTTAAGAAATTACTGTTTCAATAAAGCTTTTCTAGGCATCAACGGGATTGATATTTCAACCGGTTTAACGACGCCAGATGAGCGTGAAGCTTTGATGAAAGAAGTAGCTATACAGCAAAGTCAACAAACCTATGTTCTCGCAGATGCATCAAAGTTTCATCAGACACATTTTGCAACGATTAAAGCAACAGAACCACCTATTGTGATAACTTCAGAAAATGGACGTAAGCTAGGTAAGGATATATTAGAGAAATCAAATTTAGAACTACTAGGAGGGTAA
- the ybaK gene encoding Cys-tRNA(Pro) deacylase yields MKTKKTNAMRILDRAKINYEMRTFEVDAEHIEGSEVAERIGVKEEQVFKTLVLTNSNREYFVFVIPVSGHLDMKAAAASVNEKKLNLMPLDGLKKVTGYIRGGCSPIGMKTKFPTVIDESVKNIEQVFVSAGQRGVQMGVAPDDLIQAAEAQVTSVAVEE; encoded by the coding sequence ATGAAGACCAAAAAAACTAATGCAATGCGTATATTAGATCGTGCGAAAATAAATTATGAAATGCGTACATTTGAAGTAGACGCTGAACATATAGAGGGTTCAGAAGTAGCAGAACGCATTGGTGTGAAAGAAGAACAAGTTTTTAAAACATTGGTGTTAACAAATAGCAACCGTGAATATTTTGTATTTGTTATTCCAGTCTCTGGGCATCTCGATATGAAAGCTGCTGCAGCGAGTGTAAATGAGAAAAAATTAAACTTAATGCCCCTTGATGGTTTGAAAAAGGTAACAGGTTATATCCGTGGTGGCTGTTCACCAATTGGTATGAAAACTAAATTCCCAACTGTAATTGATGAATCTGTGAAAAATATTGAACAAGTGTTTGTTAGTGCAGGTCAACGTGGTGTTCAAATGGGTGTTGCCCCAGATGATTTAATTCAAGCAGCAGAAGCACAAGTAACTTCAGTTGCTGTAGAAGAATAA